The Vicinamibacteria bacterium genomic sequence CACCGGGCCGGAGAATAGGTAGCCCTGGGCATAGTCACAACCCATAGTCTGCAAACGGCTTAGTTGATCCTGTGTCTCAACGCCCTCCGCCACGACGTCCATCCCCAGCCGGTGCGCGAGTGTCACGATGGTGCGCACGATCTCCAGCTTTTGGGGGCGGAAATCCATCTCGCTCACGAAGCAGCGGTCGATCTTCAGGTGATTCACGGGCAGGTTGTGGAGGTGGCTCAGGGACGAGTATCCGGTGCCGAAGTCGTCGATGCTCACCTCAACCGCCAAATCCCGGATCCGAGAGAGGGTAGCGCCGGCGGCGACCGCGTCCTCCAGAAGCACCCCCTCAGTGATCTCGAGGCGTAAGTTGCGAGCCTCCATTCCGGTGGTGCGCAGCGCCGCCTGGACCTGGTCCACCAGATCGCGCTGCAGCAAGTCCTTCCCGGACAGGTTGACGCTGAGCTCGAGCGGGCGCTCCCCAAGACGCTCCCTGCTCCAGGCCTGCGTCTGCCTGCACCCCTCTTCGAGAACCCAGCGGTCGATGGGCAGGATCAGCCCCGTGTCCTCTGCCACGGAGAGGAAATCCGCGGGTGGCAGCAGGCCGCGCTCGGGATGGCGCCACCGCACCAGGCCTTCGAACCCCGCGATGTTCCCAGCCCCCAAGGCCACGATGGGCTGGTAGTGGAGCTGGAATTCGCCCCGCTCCAGCGCACGGCGCAGTCCCATCTCTGTCTCGAGCAGGGCAACTTCCCGTTCGTGCATGGCGTCGTCGAAAACCTCGAAACGAGCGCGTCCCAGGGCTCGGGCTCGACGGAGCGCGGTGTCGGCGTCGCGGAGGATGTCCTCCGGCCGCCGGTGGGCCCTCGAGGCCAAAGCGATCCCCATGCTGGCCGTCGTCACCAACTCGCGGCCACCGAAAAGGAAGGGCTCCGCCAGAGCCTCCTGAACCCGCTGGCCCCTGATCGTCGCCTCTTGGCCATTCTCCACCTGGTCAATCAGGACTGCGAACCCGTCTCCCCCGAAGCGTGCGACAAGGTCCGGCGGCCGAACGGCAGACTCCAGCCGGCGGGCGATGGCGGACAGGATCCAGTCGCCGGTAATGTGGCCCAAGCTGTCATTGATGGCGCGGAAACGATCGAGCCTGAGCAGCAACAGGGCGAAGGGTTGCCGGCCTTGCTGGAGGCCGGCGAGAGCATGCTGGAGTCGCTCCAACAGAAACGGCCGATTGGGAAGGCCGGTGAGGGCGTCGTGACGGGCCACGTGATGGAGTTTCTCCTCGGCGCACCTTCGCTCCGTGATGTCGACGGCCACGCCGACCGCGCCCCTAAGCTCGCTTGAGGGACCGCGGAAGGGCTCGACGTGGGTCTGGAACGCCCGCCCCTGCCACGTGAAGGCGAAGTCCACGTCCTCGCCCCCGAGCGCCCGAAGGTGGGCGGCGATGGGCGGGAAGGCAGAGTCCGCCGTGTCGAAGTACTCGTAGAGAGTCCTCCCCACGGCTTGGCAGGGCTGCAGACCCAGCGGCTCGAGCCCCGCCCCGCGGGAGGATGTGATGCGGAGGTCGGTATCCGTGGACCAAAGCACGGCCGGCAGGAACCCAGTCAGGAGGCGCATGCCCGGGCACTCGCACTTCACGCCGTCCAGCTCAGCGGCCGTCGCAGGTGAGACGTCGCCCTGCCGACGCTTCGACGAAGAAGGCCGTCGCTCCACGCGGCACCTCCCTTCGCGGCCCGGGGCCGATGGGCCTCAAGCGTTTCTCTGAACTGCTTGGCCAGGTCGCCTCCGATCCGAAGGAGGCCCCGTGCTCCGCGTCCCCAGGGGTTGCGCTCCCCGGTTCGCTTAAGGGCAGGCGTGAGGTCGCCTACGCGACCCCATCTGTACGCGTTCCCAACCTACGGCCCCCTACGGATGCCGTGCTGTGAGAGTGGTCACAAATAGCAGCAGGCCTTGCGCGCCCGTGCGGGCGATCACCCTCCGTAGCCTGCCGACGGAACGCATTCCGATCACCAACCGGTTGCGTCGTTATTCCGTCCAGTAGAGGGGGTTCGAGGCCGCAAGCAACTTTCCGAACGCCGGCTCCGGGAGGGCCTCGCTGAAGACCCAGCCCTGAATCTCGTCACACTCCAGCCCTCTGAGGACGTCCAGTTGAAGTTGGGTCTCGACGCCCTCGGCGACCACCCGGTGGCCAAGATTGTGGGCCACCTCGATGATCCGCCTCACGACGCCCGTCTCGCGAGGCTCCCGTCCGAGGCCGGTGACGAGAGGCCGGTCAATCTTCAATCGTCGGATAGGGAGCCCGTTGAGGTAGCCGGGCAGAGATTGCCAGGCGCCAACATCGTCGATGCTGATTCCGATGCCAGTGCTCACGATGTCGCGGAGCACAGGAACCGTGAGGTCGAGATTCTGCCGGGCCGCATTCTCGCTAATCTCGAGCTCCAGACGTCGCCGAGCCAGGCCAGTCTCATTGAGGATCTCCTCAAGGGTCGTTCTGAGACGGGACTGCTGGAACTGTCGCACAGAGACGTTCACGGAGATCCGCACCGGGGGGAGCCCTCGGTCGCCCCACCCTCTGGCGTCGCCGCAGGCCTTTCGCAGAGCCCACTCACCCATGGGTACGATCAGGCCCATCTCTTCGGCCACGGGCAGAAACTCCGCGGGAAGCAGAAGCCCCCTATCCGGGTGAAGCCAGCGCAAGAGCGCCTCCGCCCCGACAATTCGGCCCGTGGCGAGCTCTACCTGGGGCTGGTAAAAGAGGGCCATTTCCTCGTGTTCGAGAGCCATGCGCAGGCGGTTGTTGAGATCCAAGCGCTCCAGAGTGTGTCGCTGCGCGGCTTGATCGCAAATCTGGTAGGCGTTTCGCCCCTGCTCCTTGGCCAGGTACATGGCTCCGTCGGCGTTCTTCAGGAGCGTACCCGCATCTTCACCATCCTGGGGAAAGAGGGCAATCCCGGCGCTCGTGGTGACGTGCAACTGATGACCATTAACCCGGAACGGCTCACCGACACGGCTCAGGATCTTCTTCGCAACGCCGGCGGCCTCCTCCTTGTGCCGCACGCTGACAAGAAGGAGAAGAAACTCGTCTCCCCCGAGGCGCGCCACGGCGTCCTCCTCACGCACACAGTCTCTCAGCCGCGCGGCCACGTCCTGCAGGATGCGGTCGCCAACCGCGTGGCCGAGGGTGTCGTTGATCTCCTTGAAGTGGTCCAGGTCCAGCCACACGACCGCGAAGCCCCGGCCGCTCCGACGGGCTTGGGCGAGGGCCAAGTGAAGCCGGTCCTTGAGAAACATCCGGTTAGGGAGGCCCGTCAATGGATCATGGTAGGCGTGGTACTCAATCCGCTCCTCGGCCATCTTGCGTTCGGTGATGTCGATCAGGGTACCCTCAACGAGATCCGCTCCGTCTTGTCCGGGAATGAGCGTTTCGTTCTCGAGCGCCCACACGCTGGTGCCATCCCTTCGCCGGATGCGGACCTCGAAGTTCGTGAGGGAGCCCTTCTCCTTGAGTCGAGCCAGGAAGGCTTCACGATCCTCCCGGTTGAAGAAGAGGTCCCACGCGGAATGAGCCAGGACCTCCTCACGCGAGGAATAGCCCAGGATGCGGGCGAAAGCCTCGTTACACTCGAGCAGTCGACCATCGAGCGTCGCCCGGTACACGCCCGCGAGATTTCTCTCGAAGAGCAGGCGGTAGCGCTCTTCGGAGGAACGAAGCGACTCTTCCGCTCGCTTTCGCTCGGTGATCTCCTCGCTGCAGGTCACGATTGCGATGGTGCGACCGTCGGATCCGATGAGAGCGTCCGAGAGGAGCTGTACAGGGAAGATGGTCCCGTCCCTACGCACGTTGACCGTCTCGCGCTTCCAGCTCTTCAATTGCTCGGGCTGTCCCGCTGCCGGCCGCCACTGCGGTGGCATGAAGGTTCTCACGTGCTTCCCGATGAGTTCCTGGGTTCGGTACCCGTGCATGGCGGCCTCGGCGGGGTTTGTGTACAGGATTCGGCCGCTGGCGTCGGTGATCGTGACACCGATCTTGACCGTCTCCACTGCCTTCTGGAGACGCCGCAACCCCTCCAGCGTCCGCTCGCGTTCCATGAACTGGCCGATACGGCTACTGATGTCGCCTACGATGTCGATGATCTCTTGTCGAAGGGCACGGGGCTCGCGGCTGTATAGCGCCAGGACTCCCACGACATCGTTGTCAATCCGCAAGGGCCAGGCCAGAGCCGCCTGGAGACCGGC encodes the following:
- a CDS encoding EAL domain-containing protein gives rise to the protein MRLLTGFLPAVLWSTDTDLRITSSRGAGLEPLGLQPCQAVGRTLYEYFDTADSAFPPIAAHLRALGGEDVDFAFTWQGRAFQTHVEPFRGPSSELRGAVGVAVDITERRCAEEKLHHVARHDALTGLPNRPFLLERLQHALAGLQQGRQPFALLLLRLDRFRAINDSLGHITGDWILSAIARRLESAVRPPDLVARFGGDGFAVLIDQVENGQEATIRGQRVQEALAEPFLFGGRELVTTASMGIALASRAHRRPEDILRDADTALRRARALGRARFEVFDDAMHEREVALLETEMGLRRALERGEFQLHYQPIVALGAGNIAGFEGLVRWRHPERGLLPPADFLSVAEDTGLILPIDRWVLEEGCRQTQAWSRERLGERPLELSVNLSGKDLLQRDLVDQVQAALRTTGMEARNLRLEITEGVLLEDAVAAGATLSRIRDLAVEVSIDDFGTGYSSLSHLHNLPVNHLKIDRCFVSEMDFRPQKLEIVRTIVTLAHRLGMDVVAEGVETQDQLSRLQTMGCDYAQGYLFSGPVDAAAARRLLDALIQPGKGWGYDVPRSKDRDDVHDV
- a CDS encoding PAS domain S-box protein, which produces MVNPLLPGRTPPPREVLRHRLSQLGAVAVLATVYFISAKLGLKLAFLHVSATPVWPPTGIALAAFLGMGLRVWPGVFAGAFLANLTTAGSALTSLGIATGNTLEGVLGAWLVRRLAGGLRAFDRPPDVFKFAALAGLVGTTVSATFGVTSLSLGGYAPWANYGSIWFTWWLGDMGGALVIAPLLLLWGTTARPRWDRGRAIEAALLVASLVVVGLVIFDGLLALGTRNYPLAFIALPPLLWAAFRFEPREAATATALLSGIAIWGAVQGNGPFGRQSPNETLLLLQAFMGVTGVTTLAVAATVSERRRAEIALSQAGAIVRSSEDAIVGKTLDGTIVSWNLGAEALYGYAAAEVEGRPISILVPPDRPDEVTDILARIRNGKRIEHFETVRVRKGGSRVSVSLAVSPIRDADGRVIGASAIARDITEKQRAERRLAMQFAITRLLTEAPTLRAAAPGLLQTLCEGLVWDLGELWLVDVDTRALRPEARWPAPEAEKGEEPARPDEAITRGEDLPGQVWESGRYVWLDAAAGTLGQTRAAAAGLQAALAWPLRIDNDVVGVLALYSREPRALRQEIIDIVGDISSRIGQFMERERTLEGLRRLQKAVETVKIGVTITDASGRILYTNPAEAAMHGYRTQELIGKHVRTFMPPQWRPAAGQPEQLKSWKRETVNVRRDGTIFPVQLLSDALIGSDGRTIAIVTCSEEITERKRAEESLRSSEERYRLLFERNLAGVYRATLDGRLLECNEAFARILGYSSREEVLAHSAWDLFFNREDREAFLARLKEKGSLTNFEVRIRRRDGTSVWALENETLIPGQDGADLVEGTLIDITERKMAEERIEYHAYHDPLTGLPNRMFLKDRLHLALAQARRSGRGFAVVWLDLDHFKEINDTLGHAVGDRILQDVAARLRDCVREEDAVARLGGDEFLLLLVSVRHKEEAAGVAKKILSRVGEPFRVNGHQLHVTTSAGIALFPQDGEDAGTLLKNADGAMYLAKEQGRNAYQICDQAAQRHTLERLDLNNRLRMALEHEEMALFYQPQVELATGRIVGAEALLRWLHPDRGLLLPAEFLPVAEEMGLIVPMGEWALRKACGDARGWGDRGLPPVRISVNVSVRQFQQSRLRTTLEEILNETGLARRRLELEISENAARQNLDLTVPVLRDIVSTGIGISIDDVGAWQSLPGYLNGLPIRRLKIDRPLVTGLGREPRETGVVRRIIEVAHNLGHRVVAEGVETQLQLDVLRGLECDEIQGWVFSEALPEPAFGKLLAASNPLYWTE